In Amycolatopsis coloradensis, one genomic interval encodes:
- a CDS encoding CGNR zinc finger domain-containing protein, translating into MADEHHAMRLETGVALINALTGEHVHGRPKPALRGQDLVRATTEALETGNGRVDVLTAERLRNLAARLREIIESLSRREYDQAAGLLNRMLVDSKARPSLHRHGEQSWHLHFHGPEADIVQQWAAGLAVSVAAALGGDIPHRVGLCAAPRCDQVYIDASQAQIKRFCGLACQNRVKAAAYRARRSGA; encoded by the coding sequence ATGGCTGACGAGCACCATGCGATGCGGTTGGAGACCGGGGTCGCGCTGATCAACGCGTTGACCGGGGAACATGTCCACGGCAGGCCGAAACCGGCGCTCCGGGGGCAGGACCTGGTCCGGGCCACGACCGAAGCGCTCGAAACCGGGAACGGTCGGGTCGACGTGCTCACCGCGGAGCGGCTGCGAAATCTCGCGGCGCGGCTACGGGAGATCATCGAGTCGCTTTCCCGGCGGGAGTACGACCAGGCGGCCGGGCTGCTCAACCGGATGCTCGTCGACAGCAAGGCCCGGCCGTCCTTGCATCGCCACGGCGAACAGTCGTGGCATCTGCATTTCCACGGTCCTGAAGCCGACATCGTCCAGCAGTGGGCGGCTGGCCTCGCGGTGTCCGTGGCCGCGGCGCTCGGCGGCGACATCCCGCATCGCGTCGGGTTGTGCGCGGCGCCGCGGTGCGATCAGGTGTACATCGACGCGAGCCAGGCGCAGATCAAGCGGTTCTGCGGGCTGGCCTGCCAGAACCGGGTGAAGGCCGCCGCGTACCGCGCCCGCCGTTCAGGAGCGTGA
- a CDS encoding M50 family metallopeptidase produces the protein MAVTGEQGPPRRGVAPEGGLLLFRVSGIPVLLAPSWWIGSLIIVVLYTPLVGRILPGATTLTSWLLAAAFAVLLGLSVLAHELGHCLVALRLGIPVRRLRLFLLGGLSEVARTPREPRQEGLVAAAGPIVSLLLGGFCGLLMFAVPPESAAWLLIAECAVANFAVGIFNLLPGLPLDGGRLVRAGVWAATGRREKGTRAAVVGGGVVAAGLLVWALWGLAAGSEDRWLRLGVCVVTAWFVILGARSELAAETRRGWPEGVRLSELVRPVLQLPAESPVSDALAASAGRGVVLVRADGVAAGLLDETAAAQLAGTSPHAPAEMAAEPIRADTVLLSSESGEEIAERVRETAAWQFLVVDDEGRPAGVLRREDLRAAMTRSRPPA, from the coding sequence ATGGCGGTGACGGGTGAGCAGGGCCCGCCTCGACGAGGCGTGGCGCCAGAGGGTGGGCTCCTGCTGTTCCGGGTCTCCGGGATCCCCGTGCTGCTGGCCCCTTCGTGGTGGATCGGCTCCCTGATCATCGTGGTGCTCTACACGCCGCTGGTCGGGAGGATCCTGCCCGGCGCGACGACGCTGACCTCGTGGCTGCTGGCGGCCGCGTTCGCGGTCCTTCTCGGACTCTCGGTGCTCGCGCACGAACTCGGGCACTGCCTGGTCGCGCTGCGGCTCGGGATCCCGGTCCGGCGCCTGCGGCTGTTCCTGCTCGGTGGTCTCTCCGAGGTCGCCAGGACACCCCGCGAGCCGAGGCAGGAAGGGCTCGTCGCGGCCGCGGGACCGATCGTTTCCCTGCTGCTCGGCGGTTTCTGCGGTCTGCTCATGTTCGCCGTCCCACCGGAAAGCGCGGCATGGCTGCTCATCGCCGAATGCGCCGTCGCGAACTTCGCCGTCGGGATCTTCAACCTCCTTCCCGGGCTTCCGCTCGACGGCGGCAGGCTGGTCCGCGCCGGGGTCTGGGCGGCGACCGGCCGCCGTGAGAAGGGCACGCGGGCAGCGGTCGTCGGTGGCGGTGTCGTCGCCGCCGGACTGCTCGTCTGGGCGCTGTGGGGACTGGCGGCGGGCAGCGAGGACCGCTGGCTCCGGCTCGGTGTCTGTGTCGTGACGGCGTGGTTCGTGATCCTCGGCGCCCGAAGCGAACTCGCCGCCGAAACCCGCCGGGGGTGGCCGGAAGGTGTGCGGCTGAGCGAACTCGTCCGTCCCGTTCTCCAGCTTCCGGCGGAAAGCCCAGTCTCGGACGCGCTGGCCGCATCGGCGGGCCGCGGGGTGGTCCTGGTGCGTGCCGACGGCGTCGCGGCGGGCCTGCTCGACGAGACGGCAGCCGCGCAGCTGGCCGGGACGTCGCCGCACGCGCCCGCGGAGATGGCCGCGGAGCCGATCCGCGCCGACACCGTGCTGCTTTCCTCGGAGTCGGGGGAGGAGATCGCCGAGCGGGTGCGGGAAACGGCCGCGTGGCAGTTCCTCGTGGTGGACGACGAAGGCAGGCCCGCCGGGGTGCTCAGGCGTGAAGACCTGCGCGCCGCGATGACCCGGAGCCGACCCCCGGCGTAG
- a CDS encoding RecB family exonuclease, giving the protein MPDTDTVTADPPPGAEVPRRRPALSPSRASDFKQCPLLYRFRAVDRLPEVPTKAQLRGTLVHSVLERLFSLPQADRTPPQAKELLAPAWEDLSAERPEWIELFDQDDPEAVTSWLSSAEQLVDTYFGLEDPRRLEPEACELHVEIELGSGVLLRGYVDRLDVAPTGEIRVVDYKTGAAPREIGEAKAMFQMKFYAVVLWRLRGVVPRQLKLMYLTDGQSLAYTPDEGELIRFERTLEAIWQAILKAGKTGDFRPNPSKLCAWCDHQALCPQYGGTPPPYPGWPEPDPGEESVLDRAD; this is encoded by the coding sequence ATGCCCGACACCGACACGGTCACCGCCGATCCGCCGCCCGGCGCCGAAGTCCCGCGCCGTCGGCCGGCCCTGTCCCCGTCGCGTGCCAGCGACTTCAAGCAGTGCCCGCTGCTCTACCGCTTCCGAGCGGTCGACAGACTGCCCGAGGTCCCGACGAAGGCCCAGCTGCGCGGCACGCTGGTGCATTCCGTGCTGGAGCGCCTGTTCTCCCTTCCCCAAGCCGATCGCACCCCGCCCCAGGCCAAGGAACTGCTCGCGCCGGCGTGGGAGGACCTGTCCGCCGAACGTCCGGAATGGATCGAGCTGTTCGACCAGGACGATCCCGAGGCCGTCACCTCGTGGCTCTCGTCGGCCGAGCAGCTCGTCGACACCTACTTCGGTCTCGAGGATCCACGCCGTCTGGAGCCTGAGGCGTGCGAGCTGCACGTCGAGATCGAGCTGGGCTCCGGAGTGCTGCTTCGGGGCTACGTCGACAGGCTGGACGTCGCGCCGACCGGCGAGATCCGGGTCGTCGACTACAAGACCGGCGCCGCGCCGCGCGAGATCGGCGAGGCCAAGGCGATGTTCCAGATGAAGTTCTACGCCGTGGTCCTCTGGCGGCTTCGCGGTGTCGTGCCGCGCCAGCTGAAACTGATGTACCTCACCGACGGGCAGTCCCTCGCCTACACGCCGGACGAGGGTGAGCTGATCCGCTTCGAGCGCACACTGGAGGCGATCTGGCAGGCGATCCTCAAAGCGGGCAAGACCGGCGATTTCCGCCCCAATCCGAGCAAACTCTGCGCGTGGTGCGATCACCAGGCGCTCTGCCCGCAGTACGGCGGCACTCCCCCGCCGTATCCCGGCTGGCCGGAGCCGGATCCCGGCGAAGAGTCCGTATTGGACCGTGCTGATTAG
- a CDS encoding metallophosphoesterase, giving the protein MPHLFATSDLHVTHEGNAPLVDEVVPRTPDDWLLVAGDVAERAESVIGVLRTLRERFAKVVWVPGNHELWTTQKDECQLRGQARYEHLVERCREIDVLTPEDPYPVWEHQDKPLTIAPLFVLYDYSWRTPAADGLPMLAAIEQAREAGVLCTDEFFLHPDPYPSRQAWCADRVKISTERLEAIPEDHGTILMSHWPLHRHPTEPLYFPEFALWCGTTETEDWHQRFRAEVAVYGHLHIPRSTEADGVRFEEVSLGYPREWRKRSRGPIPLRRIF; this is encoded by the coding sequence GTGCCGCATCTCTTCGCCACCAGCGACCTCCACGTCACCCATGAGGGCAACGCCCCGCTCGTCGACGAGGTCGTCCCCAGGACCCCCGACGACTGGCTGCTCGTGGCCGGTGACGTCGCCGAACGCGCCGAATCCGTGATCGGGGTGCTCAGGACCTTGCGTGAACGCTTCGCGAAGGTCGTCTGGGTGCCCGGAAACCACGAGCTGTGGACCACCCAGAAGGATGAATGTCAGCTGCGGGGACAGGCGCGCTACGAGCATCTGGTCGAGCGCTGCCGCGAGATCGACGTCCTCACCCCGGAGGACCCCTATCCGGTGTGGGAACACCAGGACAAGCCGCTGACGATCGCCCCGCTGTTCGTGCTGTACGACTACAGCTGGCGCACCCCCGCGGCCGACGGCCTGCCGATGCTGGCGGCCATCGAGCAGGCGCGCGAGGCCGGCGTGCTGTGCACGGACGAGTTCTTCCTGCATCCGGACCCGTATCCCAGCAGGCAGGCGTGGTGCGCCGACCGGGTGAAGATCAGCACGGAACGGCTGGAGGCGATCCCTGAGGACCACGGAACGATCCTCATGTCGCACTGGCCGCTGCACCGCCACCCGACCGAGCCGCTGTACTTCCCGGAGTTCGCGCTGTGGTGCGGGACGACGGAGACCGAGGACTGGCACCAGCGCTTCCGGGCGGAGGTCGCCGTCTACGGGCACCTGCACATCCCGCGCTCCACGGAGGCGGACGGGGTGCGGTTCGAAGAGGTTTCGCTCGGCTATCCGCGTGAGTGGCGGAAGCGGTCGCGGGGGCCGATCCCGCTGCGGCGCATCTTCTGA
- the pip gene encoding prolyl aminopeptidase, protein MTALLYFWRVWEDENVTRLYPEIEPYDHGMLDVGDGHLVYWEVCGNPDGKAAVTLHGGPGTGCSTGLRRYFDPAKYRIVLFDQRGCGRSTPHAGEPEADLSTNTTDHLIADMERLREHLGIEKWLLFGGSWGSVLALVYAERHPDRVSEMVLMGLATGRRSETDLLTRGLGGVFPEAWAKFRDGVPEEDRVGDLAAAYLKLLMDPDPAVHEKAAADWCAWEDAIIPTSPPYKSFESPKFRLAFARLVTHYWSQGSFLDEGVVLREAGKLAHIPAVLAEGSLDLSNLIGTPWELAHAWPGSELVVIDEVGHSTQDEPMREVLIGATDRFAS, encoded by the coding sequence GTGACAGCGCTGTTGTATTTCTGGCGGGTCTGGGAGGACGAGAACGTGACACGGCTGTATCCGGAAATCGAACCGTACGACCACGGGATGCTCGACGTCGGCGACGGGCACCTCGTGTACTGGGAGGTCTGCGGGAACCCCGACGGCAAAGCCGCCGTCACGCTGCACGGCGGCCCGGGGACCGGGTGCAGTACCGGCCTGCGCCGGTACTTCGACCCGGCCAAGTACCGGATCGTGCTGTTCGACCAGCGCGGCTGCGGCCGGAGCACCCCGCACGCGGGCGAGCCCGAGGCAGACCTTTCCACCAACACCACCGACCACCTGATCGCGGACATGGAACGCCTTCGCGAGCATCTGGGAATCGAGAAGTGGCTGCTCTTCGGCGGTTCCTGGGGCTCGGTGCTCGCGCTGGTCTACGCCGAGCGCCATCCGGACCGGGTCTCGGAGATGGTCCTGATGGGCTTGGCCACCGGACGCCGGAGCGAGACCGACCTGCTCACCCGTGGCCTCGGCGGCGTCTTCCCCGAGGCGTGGGCGAAGTTCCGTGACGGCGTTCCCGAAGAGGATCGCGTCGGTGACCTGGCGGCGGCTTACCTCAAGTTGCTGATGGACCCCGATCCGGCGGTGCACGAAAAGGCGGCGGCCGATTGGTGTGCCTGGGAGGACGCGATCATCCCGACCTCCCCGCCGTACAAGAGCTTCGAGAGTCCGAAGTTCCGGCTCGCCTTCGCCAGGCTGGTCACGCACTACTGGAGTCAAGGGTCCTTTTTGGACGAAGGCGTGGTCCTGCGGGAGGCCGGGAAACTGGCTCACATCCCGGCCGTACTCGCCGAAGGAAGTCTCGACCTGAGCAACCTCATCGGCACCCCGTGGGAGCTGGCGCACGCGTGGCCCGGCAGCGAGCTAGTGGTCATCGACGAGGTCGGCCACAGCACCCAGGACGAGCCGATGCGCGAGGTCCTCATCGGCGCGACGGATCGCTTCGCCTCCTGA
- a CDS encoding MFS transporter: MRFPVQSPSLAGKWPALAGLSAVFLVEMLDNSILNVALPTIGRELSASTTTLQWVTGAYSVVFGGLMPAFGALADRAGRRKIMLTGLVLLGLASLATLLVTSAWQLIAVRALMGVAAAMTTPGSLALAFRLFDEDVLRVRATTLISTVGLIGLAVGPTAGGLALTVAPWQSLLLVNVPVAALAFLGIRAGIPADEPADLHHDPIDVAGAVLGTATIVLTLLVPTLFVEAGTASTLPWGAAVAALVTGTCFVVREKTARHPLLDLELIARPLVSSGLALKAAAGLATAGLGYLVTLQLQFGLGWSPAQAALGMLPQVIVLIAGGALIGPLITRVGLDKAAWLSAAAVVCGLAVYTVFGGLNYAWIAVALALVAAGMRVVGVVAGTNVMRGLPSNRTTIGAALVDTSSEVTTGIGIALSGTILALVFPGALTVAQRSADFPKAITCAGLALTLLSAALVGFGILRGRRPE, encoded by the coding sequence ATGCGTTTCCCTGTCCAAAGCCCCTCCCTGGCCGGGAAATGGCCCGCGTTGGCCGGGCTCTCGGCCGTGTTCCTGGTCGAGATGCTCGACAACTCGATCCTCAACGTCGCGTTGCCGACCATCGGCCGTGAGCTGTCCGCCTCGACGACCACCCTGCAATGGGTGACCGGCGCCTACTCCGTCGTGTTCGGCGGCCTGATGCCGGCGTTCGGCGCCTTGGCCGATCGGGCAGGAAGGCGCAAGATTATGCTCACCGGACTCGTCCTGCTCGGACTGGCGAGCCTGGCCACGCTGCTCGTCACCTCCGCGTGGCAGCTCATCGCCGTCCGGGCGCTCATGGGTGTCGCGGCCGCGATGACGACGCCGGGATCACTCGCCCTCGCGTTCCGCCTGTTCGACGAAGACGTCCTGCGCGTCCGCGCGACCACGCTGATCTCGACCGTGGGCCTGATCGGCCTCGCCGTCGGCCCCACCGCCGGCGGGCTCGCGCTCACCGTCGCGCCGTGGCAGTCGCTGCTGCTGGTGAACGTGCCGGTCGCCGCGCTCGCGTTCCTCGGCATCCGGGCCGGCATCCCCGCCGACGAGCCCGCCGACCTGCACCACGATCCGATCGACGTCGCCGGTGCCGTGCTGGGAACCGCGACGATCGTCCTCACGCTGCTCGTCCCGACGCTCTTCGTCGAAGCGGGCACCGCCTCGACCCTGCCTTGGGGTGCCGCCGTTGCCGCGCTCGTCACCGGAACTTGTTTCGTCGTCCGCGAGAAGACCGCCCGGCATCCCTTGCTCGACCTGGAACTCATCGCCCGCCCGCTCGTGTCCAGCGGCCTGGCGCTCAAAGCCGCGGCGGGGCTGGCGACCGCCGGCCTCGGGTACCTCGTGACACTGCAGCTGCAGTTCGGTCTCGGCTGGTCACCCGCTCAGGCGGCGCTGGGAATGCTGCCCCAAGTCATCGTCCTCATCGCCGGAGGCGCCCTCATCGGCCCGCTGATCACCCGCGTCGGCCTCGACAAGGCCGCCTGGCTCAGCGCCGCCGCGGTGGTGTGCGGGCTGGCGGTCTACACGGTGTTCGGCGGGCTCAATTACGCCTGGATCGCCGTCGCGCTCGCCCTCGTGGCAGCGGGAATGCGCGTGGTCGGTGTCGTGGCGGGCACCAACGTCATGCGCGGCCTGCCCTCGAACCGGACCACCATCGGAGCCGCGCTCGTCGACACCTCCAGCGAGGTCACCACCGGGATCGGCATCGCGCTCAGCGGCACCATCCTGGCGCTGGTCTTCCCCGGCGCGTTGACGGTGGCTCAGCGGTCGGCCGACTTCCCGAAGGCGATCACCTGCGCCGGGCTCGCGCTCACCCTGCTGTCCGCGGCCCTCGTCGGGTTCGGCATCCTCCGCGGCCGACGTCCCGAATAG
- a CDS encoding GH92 family glycosyl hydrolase, with the protein MPRSVRPWVCGLLSATVVASGLVALPATAAAEELPPDFHSSFEQGEPQPTWSDTVDVDPSGKPKAFGVDGANATTIPGDIRGKVTEVSANSENTPNEGVANLVDGSTDTKWLAWTPTGWAQITLSEPTSITRYALSSANDFDNRNPQDWTLKGSTDGRSWTDLDKQTGQKFSEPFQKKEYRLAAASAAYKFFRLEVTKNNGGPIMQLSELLLANEDPAPPALPNMRSFTDSGPGSGYTSKNRVGFTGLRAFRYSGSHKAQGHGWSYNKIFDVDIPVAATSELSYKVQPEFIRGDLKYPSTNVAVDLAFTDGTYLSQLGAVDQYGFGLSPQGQGASKVLYTNQWNLVRSQIGVVAKGKTIDRILVGYDNADGPGSLQGWLDDIKVSATPTPPASLRPSDNVLTTRGSLSNGSFSRGNNMPATAVPHGFNFWIPTTDAGTLSWMYSYHSRNNEQNLPALQAFSASHAPSPWMADRQTFQFLPSTASGVPNPDREARKLPFKHSNETARAHYYGVDFENGIKAEVAPTDHAALYRFRFPGADSNLIFDNVNNNGGLTLDPAGRAITGYSDVKSGLSAGATRMFVYATFDKPVTAGSKLSTGSGDQKRDNVLGYLKFDAGADKTVNMRIATSLISVDQAKKNMEQELAPNATLESVADAAQNAWDEKLKVVEVEGASKDQLITLYSNLYRLFLYPNSGFENVGTVEKPVKKYASPVSPKAGQDTPTQTGAKLVDGEFYVNNGFWDTYRTVWSAYSLLSPDTTGKLVDGFVQQYRDGGWISRWSSPGYADLMTGTSSDAAFADAYLKGVKGFDVQSAYDSAIKNATVTPPNGAVGRKGIDEGTFLGYAPNTADHGFSWAIEGYVNDNAIANMSKKLHDEAPANDPRKQEYLDNYGYFTERATQYVNVFDPSVGFFQGRDAAGEFTRSKEEFDPEVWGIDYTETNAYGMRFSVPQDGQGLANLFGGKAGLASKLDEFFAKPEQGLKFGTYPGVIHEMTEARDVRMGMYAHSNQAAHHTLYMYDYAGQPSKTQAKVREALARLYVGSELGQGYGGDEDNGEQSAWWLFGMLGFYPLQVGSSDYAIGSPLFTKATVNLPGGKKIVVNAPKNSAKNVYVQGLKVNGKTQTSTSLPHSAIANGGTLDFDMGPNPSSWGTGPDDAPKSITKGDAVPTPVHDLTKPVSGGDAAFFDNTSRTEAKVKAPIQYQVPSTNEAGSFYTLTSGKGAGDAKSWVLKGSYDGKTWAVADQRTDQTFQWRQQTRAFKIANPAHYAYYRLEVTATTGGEASLSEFEVLGKPDAACTETITGERKGPLTVRSGVTCVDGATISGPVSVAAGTSLIVRGGSISGPLTATGAAQVVLDRTKVGGPVAITGTTGSVSIELTEIGGPVALTGNKGPVLTASTIGGPLACAANSPVPTDYDLQNTVRGPAAGQCAKL; encoded by the coding sequence ATGCCCCGAAGCGTCAGACCTTGGGTCTGCGGCCTCCTGAGTGCCACGGTGGTGGCGTCCGGGCTGGTGGCCCTCCCTGCCACCGCCGCGGCCGAAGAGCTCCCGCCGGATTTCCACTCTTCTTTCGAGCAAGGTGAACCGCAGCCGACGTGGAGCGACACCGTCGACGTCGACCCGTCCGGCAAGCCGAAGGCCTTCGGCGTCGACGGCGCGAACGCCACCACCATCCCCGGTGACATCCGCGGCAAGGTCACCGAGGTCTCCGCCAACAGCGAGAACACCCCCAACGAGGGGGTGGCGAACCTCGTCGACGGCTCGACCGACACCAAGTGGCTGGCCTGGACCCCGACCGGCTGGGCGCAGATCACGCTGTCCGAGCCGACGTCGATCACCCGGTACGCGTTGTCCTCGGCGAACGACTTCGACAACCGCAACCCGCAGGACTGGACGCTGAAGGGCTCCACCGACGGCCGGTCCTGGACCGATCTGGACAAGCAGACCGGGCAGAAGTTCAGCGAGCCGTTCCAGAAGAAGGAATACCGGCTCGCCGCCGCGAGCGCCGCGTACAAGTTCTTCCGGCTCGAGGTCACCAAGAACAACGGCGGCCCGATCATGCAGCTCTCGGAGCTGCTGCTGGCCAACGAGGACCCGGCCCCGCCGGCGCTGCCGAACATGCGCAGCTTCACCGACAGCGGCCCGGGCAGCGGTTACACCAGCAAGAACCGGGTCGGGTTCACCGGACTGCGCGCGTTCCGCTACTCCGGCAGCCACAAAGCGCAGGGGCACGGCTGGTCGTACAACAAGATCTTCGACGTCGACATCCCGGTGGCGGCGACCTCGGAGCTGTCGTACAAGGTGCAGCCGGAGTTCATCCGCGGCGACCTCAAGTACCCGAGCACGAACGTCGCGGTGGACCTGGCGTTCACCGACGGCACCTACCTGAGCCAGCTCGGCGCGGTCGACCAGTACGGTTTCGGGCTCTCCCCGCAGGGCCAGGGCGCGAGCAAGGTGCTGTACACCAACCAGTGGAACCTGGTGCGCTCGCAGATCGGTGTGGTCGCGAAGGGCAAGACGATCGACCGGATCCTCGTCGGCTACGACAACGCCGACGGCCCGGGTTCGCTGCAGGGCTGGCTGGACGACATCAAGGTTTCGGCGACGCCGACACCGCCGGCGAGCCTTCGCCCGTCCGACAACGTGCTCACCACTCGCGGCTCGCTGTCGAACGGGTCGTTCTCGCGGGGCAACAACATGCCCGCCACCGCGGTTCCGCACGGGTTCAACTTCTGGATCCCGACGACCGACGCGGGCACGTTGAGCTGGATGTACTCCTACCACTCGCGCAACAACGAGCAAAACCTCCCGGCGCTGCAGGCGTTCTCCGCGAGTCACGCGCCGAGTCCGTGGATGGCGGACCGGCAGACCTTCCAGTTCCTGCCCTCCACCGCGTCCGGCGTGCCGAATCCCGACCGTGAGGCGCGGAAGCTGCCGTTCAAACACTCGAACGAGACAGCGCGGGCGCACTACTACGGTGTCGACTTCGAGAACGGGATCAAGGCCGAGGTCGCGCCGACCGATCACGCGGCGCTGTACCGCTTCAGGTTCCCCGGGGCGGACTCGAACCTGATCTTCGACAACGTCAACAACAACGGCGGGCTCACCCTCGACCCCGCCGGCCGGGCGATCACCGGGTACAGCGACGTGAAGAGCGGGCTGTCCGCCGGGGCCACCCGGATGTTCGTCTACGCCACCTTCGACAAGCCGGTGACCGCCGGTTCGAAGCTGTCGACCGGTTCGGGCGACCAGAAGCGGGACAACGTCCTCGGCTACCTGAAGTTCGACGCGGGCGCCGACAAGACGGTGAACATGCGGATCGCGACCTCGCTGATCAGCGTGGACCAGGCGAAGAAGAACATGGAGCAGGAACTCGCCCCGAACGCGACGCTCGAATCCGTCGCCGACGCCGCGCAGAACGCGTGGGACGAGAAGCTCAAGGTCGTCGAGGTCGAAGGTGCCTCGAAGGACCAGCTGATCACGCTGTACTCCAACCTGTACCGCCTGTTCCTGTACCCGAACTCGGGCTTCGAGAACGTCGGCACCGTCGAGAAGCCGGTGAAGAAGTACGCGAGCCCGGTGTCGCCCAAGGCCGGTCAGGACACCCCGACGCAGACCGGGGCGAAACTGGTCGACGGCGAGTTCTACGTCAACAACGGGTTCTGGGACACCTATCGGACGGTCTGGTCGGCGTATTCGCTGCTCAGCCCGGACACCACCGGCAAGCTCGTCGACGGTTTCGTGCAGCAGTACCGTGACGGCGGCTGGATTTCGCGCTGGTCCTCCCCCGGTTACGCGGATCTGATGACCGGGACCAGTTCGGACGCCGCGTTCGCGGACGCCTATCTCAAGGGAGTCAAGGGTTTCGACGTCCAGTCGGCCTACGACTCGGCGATCAAGAACGCGACGGTGACCCCGCCGAACGGCGCGGTCGGACGTAAGGGAATCGACGAGGGCACGTTCCTCGGGTACGCGCCGAACACCGCGGACCACGGGTTCTCGTGGGCGATCGAGGGCTACGTCAACGACAACGCCATCGCGAACATGTCGAAGAAGCTCCACGACGAGGCTCCGGCGAACGATCCGCGCAAGCAGGAGTACCTGGACAACTACGGGTACTTCACCGAGCGGGCGACGCAGTACGTGAACGTGTTCGACCCGAGTGTCGGCTTCTTCCAGGGCCGTGACGCGGCGGGCGAGTTCACCCGGAGCAAGGAGGAGTTCGACCCGGAGGTCTGGGGTATCGACTACACCGAGACCAACGCGTACGGCATGCGGTTCTCGGTGCCGCAGGACGGACAGGGCCTGGCGAACCTCTTCGGCGGCAAGGCCGGGCTGGCGTCCAAATTGGACGAGTTCTTCGCCAAGCCGGAGCAGGGTCTCAAGTTCGGCACCTACCCCGGTGTCATCCACGAGATGACCGAGGCACGGGACGTGCGGATGGGCATGTACGCGCATTCCAACCAGGCCGCGCATCACACGCTCTACATGTACGACTACGCGGGTCAGCCGTCGAAGACGCAGGCGAAGGTCCGCGAGGCGCTCGCCAGGTTGTACGTCGGCAGCGAGCTCGGCCAGGGCTACGGCGGTGACGAGGACAACGGCGAGCAGTCGGCATGGTGGCTGTTCGGCATGCTGGGCTTCTACCCGCTGCAGGTCGGCAGCTCGGATTACGCGATCGGCTCGCCCCTGTTCACCAAGGCGACCGTGAACCTGCCCGGCGGCAAGAAGATCGTGGTCAACGCGCCGAAGAACAGTGCGAAGAACGTCTACGTGCAGGGTCTGAAGGTCAACGGCAAGACGCAGACGTCGACGTCGCTGCCGCATTCGGCGATCGCGAACGGCGGGACGCTCGACTTCGACATGGGCCCGAACCCGTCGTCGTGGGGTACCGGCCCGGACGACGCGCCGAAGTCGATCACCAAGGGCGACGCGGTGCCGACCCCGGTGCACGACTTGACCAAGCCGGTCTCCGGCGGGGACGCCGCGTTCTTCGACAACACGTCGCGGACCGAGGCGAAGGTCAAGGCGCCGATCCAGTACCAGGTGCCTTCGACGAACGAGGCGGGTTCGTTCTACACGCTGACTTCGGGCAAGGGCGCGGGTGACGCGAAGAGCTGGGTGCTGAAGGGCTCCTACGACGGGAAGACGTGGGCGGTCGCGGATCAGCGGACCGACCAGACGTTCCAGTGGCGCCAGCAGACCAGGGCGTTCAAGATCGCGAATCCGGCGCACTACGCCTACTACCGGCTCGAGGTCACCGCGACCACGGGCGGGGAGGCGTCGCTGTCGGAGTTCGAGGTGCTGGGCAAGCCCGACGCGGCATGCACGGAGACGATCACCGGCGAGCGCAAGGGTCCGCTGACCGTGCGGAGCGGCGTGACCTGTGTGGACGGTGCGACGATCTCCGGTCCGGTGTCGGTGGCGGCGGGTACGAGCCTGATCGTTCGCGGCGGCTCGATTTCCGGGCCGTTGACGGCGACCGGCGCGGCGCAGGTCGTGCTGGATCGGACGAAGGTGGGCGGTCCGGTGGCGATCACCGGGACGACCGGGTCGGTCTCGATCGAGCTGACCGAGATCGGCGGGCCGGTGGCGTTGACGGGCAACAAGGGGCCGGTGCTGACTGCCAGCACGATCGGCGGACCTCTGGCGTGCGCGGCCAACTCCCCCGTCCCGACGGACTACGACCTGCAGAACACCGTCCGCGGTCCGGCCGCTGGGCAGTGCGCGAAGCTGTAG